In one window of Brenneria goodwinii DNA:
- the menC gene encoding o-succinylbenzoate synthase, whose amino-acid sequence MRQVKVYRYSVPMEAGVVLRNQRLKSRDGLIVLLQQDGGQGWGEIAPLPEFSAETLAEAESATLAQLRRWVAGEAPADDLPPSVAFGLSCAQAELEQRLPEAADYRKAPLCNGDPDELFAMLQGLPGEKVAKVKVGLYEAVRDGMIVNVLLEALPDLKLRLDANRSWTRAKADGFARYVAPALRSRIAFLEEPCKTRQESREFARETGINIAWDESVREADFQVEAEPGVSAIVIKPTLVGSLDRCQQLIQQAHQVGLTAVISSSIESSLGLNQLARLAHWLTPDTIPGLDTLDLMRAQVVRSWPESGLPLLTAEQLELVWQC is encoded by the coding sequence ATGCGTCAGGTTAAGGTTTATCGCTACAGCGTACCGATGGAAGCCGGCGTGGTGCTGCGTAACCAGCGCCTGAAAAGCCGCGATGGGCTCATCGTTCTTCTGCAACAGGACGGCGGGCAAGGCTGGGGCGAGATAGCGCCGCTGCCTGAGTTCAGCGCGGAAACGCTGGCGGAGGCCGAATCGGCGACGCTGGCGCAGCTACGGCGCTGGGTTGCCGGCGAGGCGCCGGCCGATGATCTTCCGCCCTCCGTGGCGTTTGGCCTGAGCTGTGCTCAGGCTGAGCTGGAACAGCGGTTGCCGGAAGCGGCTGATTACCGTAAAGCGCCGCTGTGCAACGGCGATCCTGACGAACTGTTCGCGATGCTTCAGGGGCTGCCGGGTGAAAAGGTCGCCAAGGTCAAAGTCGGGCTGTATGAAGCCGTGCGCGACGGCATGATCGTGAATGTGTTGCTGGAAGCCCTGCCGGATCTGAAATTGCGGCTGGACGCCAATCGCAGCTGGACGCGCGCCAAGGCCGATGGCTTTGCCCGCTATGTGGCGCCGGCGTTGCGTTCGCGCATCGCTTTTCTGGAAGAGCCGTGCAAAACCCGTCAGGAGTCCCGTGAGTTTGCGCGGGAAACCGGTATCAATATCGCCTGGGATGAAAGCGTGCGGGAAGCCGATTTCCAGGTTGAAGCGGAACCGGGCGTCAGCGCCATCGTGATAAAACCGACGCTGGTCGGCAGCCTTGACCGATGCCAGCAACTGATTCAGCAGGCGCACCAGGTCGGTTTAACCGCCGTCATCAGCTCCAGTATCGAATCCAGCCTGGGACTGAACCAGTTGGCGCGGCTGGCGCACTGGCTGACGCCGGATACCATTCCCGGTCTGGATACGCTGGATTTGATGCGGGCGCAGGTGGTCAGATCCTGGCCGGAAAGCGGGTTACCGCTGCTGACGGCCGAACAACTGGAACTGGTATGGCAATGCTGA
- a CDS encoding YfaZ family outer membrane protein, giving the protein MKKFVIACAGSLLFAASSVYAIGISGEAGRDYAGANVGFGLLVPGLSGSVSYAHGDSNNDVYGFGLGYTLPVGPLKVTLGGKALYLNQDHGSDGHALALGGGVQWPINRYFSLYGEGYYSPDAFSSHVDHYVEGKAGVRWQVVGPLNVDVGYRYINLAGESGRSDNKLADSAYIGVGLNF; this is encoded by the coding sequence ATGAAAAAATTTGTGATTGCTTGTGCAGGAAGTTTGCTGTTTGCCGCATCTTCTGTATACGCCATTGGCATTTCCGGGGAAGCGGGGCGTGATTATGCCGGTGCAAACGTTGGGTTTGGCCTGTTGGTCCCTGGGCTGTCCGGCAGTGTGAGTTACGCTCACGGCGACAGCAATAACGATGTTTACGGTTTCGGTCTGGGCTATACGCTTCCGGTCGGCCCGCTGAAAGTGACGCTAGGCGGCAAGGCGCTGTATTTGAATCAGGACCACGGTTCTGACGGTCATGCGCTGGCGCTGGGCGGCGGCGTGCAGTGGCCGATCAACCGTTATTTCTCGCTATATGGTGAAGGTTATTACTCGCCGGACGCCTTCTCCAGCCACGTGGATCACTACGTCGAAGGTAAGGCCGGCGTCCGCTGGCAGGTTGTTGGCCCGCTGAATGTGGATGTGGGTTATCGCTATATCAATCTGGCCGGCGAGAGCGGTCGTTCAGACAACAAACTGGCTGATTCCGCCTACATCGGCGTAGGTTTGAATTTCTAA
- a CDS encoding catalase: protein MSKKKLTTVAGSPVVDNNNVVTAGPRGPMLLQDVWFLEKLAHFDREVIPERRMHAKGSGAHGTFTVTHDITRYTRAKIFSEIGKKTDMFVRFSTVAGERGAADAERDIRGFAMKFYTEEGNWDLVGNNTPVFYLRDPLKFPDLNHIVKRDPRTNLRNPVYKWDFFSQLPEALHQLTIDFSDRGLPKSFRNIHGFGSHTYSFINNANERFWVKFHFRCQQGIENLMDDEAEALVGKDRESSQRDLFNAIESGDFPRWNLQIQIMPEAEASQVPYNPFDLTKVWPHGDYPLIDVGFFELNRNPDNYFSEVEQVAFNPAHTVPGISFSPDKMLQGRLFSYGDAERYRLGVNHHQIPVNAPKCPFHNYHRDGAMRIDGNSGNGATYEPNSFGVFQEQPDFSEPPLTLEGAADHWNHREDDDYYSQPRALFNLLSEEEHQRMFQRIAGELSQVPEFIQERQIALFNKVDPAYGAGVKKALEAVGK, encoded by the coding sequence ATGAGCAAAAAAAAGCTGACGACCGTTGCCGGCTCACCCGTGGTTGATAATAACAATGTAGTCACCGCCGGGCCGCGTGGTCCTATGTTATTGCAAGATGTATGGTTTTTGGAAAAACTGGCGCATTTCGATCGTGAAGTGATTCCAGAACGACGGATGCACGCCAAAGGCTCCGGCGCTCACGGCACCTTCACCGTCACCCACGATATCACCCGTTATACCCGGGCGAAAATATTTTCTGAAATAGGCAAAAAGACCGACATGTTCGTGCGTTTCTCCACGGTAGCCGGTGAACGCGGCGCGGCTGATGCCGAACGCGATATCCGTGGTTTTGCCATGAAATTCTATACCGAAGAGGGTAACTGGGATCTGGTCGGTAACAACACGCCGGTATTCTACTTGCGCGATCCGCTGAAATTTCCCGATCTCAACCATATTGTCAAACGCGATCCGCGCACCAACCTGCGTAACCCGGTCTACAAATGGGACTTCTTCTCGCAGTTGCCGGAAGCCCTGCACCAGTTGACGATCGATTTCAGCGATCGGGGCTTACCCAAGTCTTTCCGCAACATTCATGGCTTTGGCAGCCACACCTACAGCTTTATCAATAACGCCAATGAACGTTTCTGGGTGAAATTCCATTTCCGCTGCCAGCAAGGCATCGAAAATCTGATGGATGACGAGGCGGAAGCGCTGGTTGGTAAAGATCGCGAAAGTTCACAGCGCGATCTGTTCAACGCGATTGAAAGCGGCGATTTCCCGCGCTGGAATCTGCAGATACAGATTATGCCGGAAGCCGAAGCCTCACAGGTTCCCTATAACCCGTTCGATCTGACAAAAGTCTGGCCGCACGGCGATTACCCGCTGATTGATGTCGGTTTTTTCGAACTGAACCGCAACCCGGACAACTACTTTTCCGAAGTGGAACAGGTCGCCTTTAACCCGGCGCACACCGTACCGGGCATCAGCTTCTCGCCGGATAAAATGTTGCAAGGCCGTCTGTTCTCCTATGGCGATGCGGAACGCTACCGTCTGGGTGTGAACCATCATCAGATCCCGGTAAATGCGCCAAAATGTCCGTTCCATAACTACCACCGTGACGGCGCCATGCGTATCGACGGCAACAGCGGCAACGGCGCGACCTATGAACCGAACAGCTTTGGCGTATTTCAGGAACAGCCTGATTTCAGCGAACCGCCGTTAACCCTGGAAGGGGCGGCCGATCACTGGAATCACCGTGAAGATGACGACTACTACAGCCAGCCTCGCGCGCTGTTTAACCTGCTGAGCGAAGAAGAACACCAGCGGATGTTCCAGCGTATCGCCGGTGAACTGTCGCAGGTGCCTGAATTTATCCAGGAACGCCAGATCGCACTGTTCAATAAGGTCGATCCCGCCTATGGCGCCGGGGTTAAAAAAGCGCTGGAAGCCGTTGGGAAATAA
- the menB gene encoding 1,4-dihydroxy-2-naphthoyl-CoA synthase: protein MLYPSEELLYAPVEWHDCSGDFVDILYHKSTDGIAKITINRPQVRNAFRPQTVKEMIHALENARYDDGIGVIILTGAGEKAFCSGGDQKVRGDYGGYQDDSGVHHLNVLDFQRQIRTCPKPVVAMVAGYSIGGGHVLHMMCDLTIAAENAIFGQTGPRVGSFDGGWGASYMARIVGQKKAREIWFLCRQYDAAQALDMGLVNTVVPLDSLEKETVRWCREMLQNSPMALRCLKAALNADCDGQAGLQELAGNATMLFYMTDEGQEGRNAFNEKRQPDFSKFKRNP, encoded by the coding sequence ATGCTTTATCCCAGTGAAGAACTGCTTTACGCCCCGGTGGAATGGCACGATTGCAGCGGCGATTTCGTCGATATCCTTTATCACAAATCCACTGACGGCATCGCCAAAATCACCATTAATCGTCCCCAGGTGCGTAATGCTTTTCGCCCGCAGACGGTGAAAGAGATGATTCACGCGTTGGAAAATGCCCGTTACGACGACGGCATCGGCGTCATTATTCTGACTGGGGCGGGGGAAAAAGCGTTTTGTTCCGGCGGCGATCAGAAGGTGCGCGGCGATTACGGCGGTTATCAGGATGACAGCGGCGTGCATCATCTGAACGTGCTGGATTTCCAGCGTCAAATCCGTACCTGCCCGAAACCGGTGGTGGCGATGGTTGCGGGCTACTCCATCGGCGGCGGACATGTGCTGCATATGATGTGCGATCTGACTATCGCAGCGGAGAACGCCATCTTCGGTCAGACCGGGCCGCGTGTCGGATCGTTCGACGGCGGCTGGGGCGCCTCTTACATGGCGCGCATCGTCGGACAGAAAAAAGCCCGCGAAATCTGGTTCCTGTGCCGCCAGTATGATGCCGCGCAGGCGTTGGATATGGGGCTGGTCAACACCGTGGTGCCGTTGGACTCCCTGGAAAAAGAAACGGTTCGCTGGTGCCGTGAAATGTTGCAGAACAGCCCGATGGCGCTACGTTGTCTGAAAGCGGCGTTGAATGCCGACTGTGACGGACAGGCGGGATTGCAGGAACTGGCCGGCAACGCCACCATGCTGTTCTATATGACCGATGAAGGACAGGAAGGGCGTAACGCCTTTAATGAAAAACGTCAGCCCGACTTCAGTAAATTCAAACGGAATCCGTAA
- the menE gene encoding o-succinylbenzoate--CoA ligase yields the protein MAMLNDWPWHYWAEQASQNVALIEEDTRWNWRQVAARVNQLAAGFEKQGVKPGCGVVLRGKNSGTMLFCYLALLQCGARLLPLNPQLPESLTHTLLCSLDVTYGLCLSGQPWPSGIVALQPESAESLSSAYPVQPWRPQQLATLTLTSGSSGVPKAAAHTFAAHLASAEGVLDMMSFSAGDSWLLSLPLFHVSGQGIVWRWLASGARIVVRIKQPLESALQDCTHASLVPTQLWRLLSQNTVPATLKAVLLGGSMIPQDLTRQAEACGVRCWCGYGLTELASTVCAKRADGRAGVGLPLRGREIRLAGEEVLLRGSTLASGYWRDGRLFPLVDEEGWFHTRDRGCFAEGEWRILGRLDNQFFSGGEGIQPEYIESLLLTHPDVQQACVVPVDDVEFGQRPAAVIEITEAATLDDIRDWLSPRLAGFQRPVAYYHLPAALKNSGIKISRRQVQVWVESKSHQEKD from the coding sequence ATGGCAATGCTGAACGACTGGCCCTGGCATTACTGGGCCGAACAGGCGTCGCAGAACGTCGCGTTGATTGAAGAGGATACCCGCTGGAACTGGCGACAGGTGGCCGCACGGGTTAATCAACTGGCGGCCGGTTTTGAAAAACAGGGGGTGAAGCCCGGTTGCGGCGTGGTGCTGCGCGGCAAGAACAGCGGGACGATGCTGTTTTGTTATCTGGCGCTGCTGCAATGCGGCGCGCGGTTATTGCCGCTCAATCCGCAACTGCCCGAATCGTTAACCCATACGTTGCTATGTTCTCTCGACGTCACCTATGGATTGTGTCTGAGCGGGCAGCCGTGGCCGTCCGGCATCGTTGCGTTGCAGCCTGAATCCGCTGAATCGCTCTCTTCCGCTTACCCGGTACAGCCCTGGCGGCCGCAACAGTTGGCGACGCTGACGCTAACCTCCGGCTCCAGCGGCGTGCCGAAGGCGGCGGCGCATACCTTTGCCGCGCATCTGGCCAGCGCAGAGGGCGTACTGGACATGATGTCGTTCTCGGCCGGCGATAGCTGGCTGTTGTCGTTGCCGCTGTTTCATGTTTCGGGGCAGGGGATTGTGTGGCGCTGGCTGGCCTCTGGCGCAAGGATTGTGGTGCGTATAAAACAGCCTTTGGAGTCCGCGCTGCAGGATTGTACGCATGCATCGTTGGTGCCGACTCAGCTATGGCGGCTGTTATCGCAAAACACCGTGCCGGCCACGCTGAAAGCGGTACTGCTGGGCGGTTCGATGATCCCGCAGGATTTGACGCGTCAGGCCGAAGCGTGCGGCGTGCGCTGCTGGTGCGGATACGGTTTAACCGAACTGGCCTCGACGGTGTGCGCTAAACGCGCCGATGGCCGCGCCGGGGTGGGGCTGCCGTTACGCGGACGGGAAATCCGGCTGGCGGGCGAGGAAGTGCTGCTGCGCGGCAGTACGCTGGCATCGGGCTACTGGCGGGATGGGCGACTGTTCCCGTTAGTTGATGAAGAGGGATGGTTCCACACCCGCGATCGCGGATGTTTCGCCGAGGGCGAGTGGCGAATTCTGGGGCGTCTGGATAACCAGTTTTTCAGCGGCGGCGAAGGCATTCAGCCGGAATATATTGAGTCGCTGCTGCTCACGCACCCCGATGTCCAGCAAGCCTGCGTCGTACCGGTGGATGACGTGGAGTTCGGTCAGCGTCCGGCGGCGGTGATTGAAATCACCGAAGCGGCAACGCTGGACGATATCCGGGATTGGTTGTCGCCCCGGTTAGCGGGATTTCAACGCCCGGTGGCCTATTATCATCTGCCGGCGGCATTGAAAAACAGCGGGATTAAAATCTCCCGCCGTCAGGTGCAGGTTTGGGTGGAGAGTAAAAGCCATCAGGAGAAAGACTGA
- the menH gene encoding 2-succinyl-6-hydroxy-2,4-cyclohexadiene-1-carboxylate synthase: MLNCRKIVHEGVPPSRPWLVCLHGLLGSGEDWQSIAPFFNDWPLLLVDLPGHGGSRAIAVDGFAQVSRLLTATLQRQGIDAYWLLGYSLGGRIAMYHACCGKPDGMQGLLVEGGNPGLTPPLLREERLLHDARWAQRFRHEPIDVVLNDWYRQAVFADLNAVQRASLVARRRHNQGAAVADMLAATSLGRQPWLGEKLRQLVFPFVYLCGDLDTKFQLLAKQYNLPLLSVTQAGHNAHLANPAEYAARILSFISHPVKD, encoded by the coding sequence ATGCTGAACTGCCGGAAAATCGTCCATGAGGGCGTGCCTCCCTCTCGTCCGTGGCTGGTATGCCTGCATGGCCTGTTGGGCAGCGGCGAGGATTGGCAGTCGATCGCGCCGTTTTTCAATGACTGGCCTTTACTGCTGGTGGATTTGCCGGGACATGGCGGCTCGCGCGCTATTGCGGTCGACGGTTTTGCCCAGGTCAGCCGGCTGTTAACCGCTACGCTGCAACGGCAGGGTATTGACGCGTACTGGCTGCTGGGGTATTCGCTGGGCGGCCGTATTGCCATGTATCACGCCTGCTGCGGGAAGCCTGACGGCATGCAAGGGCTGCTGGTCGAAGGGGGTAACCCTGGTTTGACGCCGCCGCTATTACGTGAGGAGCGTCTGTTGCATGATGCCCGCTGGGCGCAACGTTTTCGTCATGAGCCCATCGACGTGGTATTGAATGATTGGTATCGGCAGGCGGTATTTGCTGATTTAAACGCTGTTCAGCGTGCCAGTCTGGTTGCCCGACGCCGCCATAACCAGGGCGCGGCGGTGGCGGATATGTTGGCGGCCACCTCGCTTGGGCGTCAGCCCTGGCTGGGGGAAAAGCTCCGGCAGTTGGTTTTTCCCTTTGTCTATCTGTGCGGTGACCTGGACACTAAATTTCAGCTGTTGGCAAAGCAGTATAATCTGCCGTTACTGAGCGTGACTCAGGCCGGCCATAATGCTCATTTAGCCAATCCGGCGGAGTATGCCGCGCGGATACTTTCTTTTATTTCGCATCCCGTTAAGGATTAA
- the menD gene encoding 2-succinyl-5-enolpyruvyl-6-hydroxy-3-cyclohexene-1-carboxylic-acid synthase — MSTSVFNRRWAALLLEALTRHGVRHICIAPGSRSTPLTLSAAEHGALICHTHFDERGLGHLALGLAKTSGEPVAIVVTSGTAAANLYPAIVEAGLTGERLIVLTADRPPELMDCGANQAIRQHGLYASHPTLALNLPRPTPDIPARWLVSTVDGAMARLTHGALHINCPFAEPLYGADDETAYRDWLMPLGDWSQNRAPWLREEQARGLMVQPDWAAWRQKRGVVIAGNVGPRQGAQIAQWASTLGWPLIGDVLSQSGQPLPCADIWLASPLAAERLRQADIVVQFGGNLTGKRLLQWQAQCQPREYWLVDARPGRLDPAHHRGRRLIADISDWLSAHPPLEQAPWADDLTTMAHRAQQLVITTLASRFGEAQLAQRIPELLPPGGQLFVGNSLAIRLIDALAQLPAEYPVYGNRGASGIDGLISTLAGVQRGNGRPTLGIVGDLSALYDLNALALLRQACAPLILIVVNNNGGQIFSLLPTPPEQREAFYCMPQNVEFGHAAAMFGLNYVRADNWEAIAAAVANGWEQGGVTLLEVVVAPQDGAQTLNALVSQAAAWSC, encoded by the coding sequence ATGTCAACAAGTGTATTTAATCGTCGCTGGGCCGCGTTACTGCTTGAGGCGCTGACCCGTCACGGCGTGCGTCATATCTGCATTGCGCCCGGCTCCCGTTCTACTCCGCTGACGTTGTCCGCGGCCGAGCATGGCGCGCTGATTTGTCATACCCATTTTGACGAGCGGGGATTAGGACATTTGGCTCTGGGGCTGGCGAAAACCAGCGGCGAACCTGTTGCGATTGTGGTGACATCGGGTACGGCGGCGGCGAATCTCTACCCGGCGATCGTTGAAGCCGGATTGACCGGCGAGCGCTTAATCGTGCTAACGGCCGATCGCCCTCCAGAATTGATGGACTGCGGCGCCAATCAGGCCATCCGTCAGCATGGATTATACGCTTCTCACCCAACGCTGGCGCTGAACTTGCCGCGCCCCACGCCGGATATTCCCGCCCGTTGGCTGGTTTCCACGGTGGACGGCGCCATGGCCCGGCTCACGCACGGCGCGTTGCATATCAATTGTCCGTTTGCGGAACCATTATACGGCGCCGATGATGAAACCGCTTACCGTGACTGGCTGATGCCGCTGGGCGACTGGTCGCAAAATCGTGCGCCCTGGCTGCGGGAGGAGCAGGCGCGCGGGCTAATGGTTCAGCCCGATTGGGCGGCGTGGCGGCAAAAGCGCGGCGTGGTGATTGCCGGCAATGTCGGCCCGCGGCAGGGCGCGCAGATCGCGCAATGGGCCAGTACGCTGGGCTGGCCGCTGATTGGCGACGTGCTTTCGCAAAGCGGCCAGCCGTTACCCTGCGCCGATATCTGGCTGGCCAGTCCTTTGGCGGCCGAGCGGTTGCGGCAGGCCGACATCGTCGTGCAGTTCGGCGGTAACCTGACCGGGAAACGGTTGCTGCAATGGCAAGCGCAATGTCAGCCGCGGGAGTACTGGCTGGTTGATGCGCGGCCGGGCCGTTTGGATCCGGCGCACCATCGCGGTCGCCGCCTGATTGCCGATATCAGCGACTGGCTCAGCGCTCATCCTCCGTTGGAGCAGGCTCCGTGGGCCGATGACCTGACAACGATGGCCCATCGGGCGCAACAGTTGGTCATCACCACGCTGGCGTCGCGCTTTGGCGAAGCGCAATTGGCGCAGCGCATTCCCGAACTCCTGCCGCCGGGAGGACAACTTTTCGTCGGCAATAGCCTGGCGATCCGCCTTATTGATGCGTTGGCGCAGCTGCCGGCGGAATATCCGGTGTACGGCAATCGCGGAGCCAGCGGCATTGATGGCCTAATCTCGACGCTGGCGGGGGTTCAGCGCGGCAATGGCCGGCCCACCTTGGGGATCGTGGGCGATCTTTCCGCGCTGTACGATCTGAATGCGCTAGCCTTGCTGCGTCAGGCTTGTGCGCCGCTGATCCTGATCGTGGTCAACAATAACGGCGGTCAGATCTTTTCGCTGCTGCCGACGCCGCCGGAACAGCGGGAAGCGTTTTACTGCATGCCGCAAAATGTGGAGTTCGGTCATGCGGCGGCGATGTTCGGTCTTAACTATGTCCGGGCCGACAACTGGGAAGCGATCGCAGCCGCGGTTGCCAACGGCTGGGAACAGGGGGGCGTGACGCTGCTGGAGGTCGTGGTGGCGCCGCAAGACGGCGCGCAAACCTTGAACGCGTTAGTCTCGCAGGCGGCGGCGTGGTCATGCTGA